From a single Ovis aries strain OAR_USU_Benz2616 breed Rambouillet chromosome 23, ARS-UI_Ramb_v3.0, whole genome shotgun sequence genomic region:
- the LOC101102195 gene encoding proteolipid protein 2-like, with translation MADLQHNSCTNFLCTQKGILLFAEIILCLVILTLYSAPASGYISLSLIELILAIIFFIVYTCDLHTKIQFIHWPWTDFLRSLIAAIIYLITSIIVLVERGYRSRIIAGILGLIATALFGYDASITCPMRQ, from the coding sequence ATGGCAGATTTACAGCACAACAGCTGCACTAACTTCTTGTGCACCCAAAAGGGAATACTTCTGTTTGCTGAGATTATATTGTGCCTTGTGATTCTGACCCTCTACAGTGCCCCAGCATCAGGCTATATCTCTCTGTCGCTGATTGAATTGATCCTAGCTATCATCTTCTTTATCGTCTACACATGTGACCTGCACACCAAGATACAATTCATTCACTGGCCTTGGACTGATTTCCTCCGATCCCTCATAGCGGCCATCATCTACCTGATCACCTCCATTATTGTACTTGTTGAGAGAGGATATcgctccagaatcattgcaggGATACTCGGCCTAATCGCCACGGCCCTTTTTGGCTATGATGCCTCTATTACTTGCCCGATGCGACAATAA